From the Helianthus annuus cultivar XRQ/B chromosome 17, HanXRQr2.0-SUNRISE, whole genome shotgun sequence genome, the window cggttagtttagacacgtttttactcaaagaaaaagcaagaaacttggtaaaaacaggtgcaaaacccagtgtttcaacacaccacaacttgtaaaaacccggttttaaacaaggtaaagagccaggctctgataccacttgtaggtcccttttcgcggaggattacgaacctaaaccttgttatacaaacctactagcaagtgcggaatccaagctagcaagcaaaccgagttagtagcaagtagagaaacaaacacacgagttcaccgattaacacaacttgtattaatgcaatgagggttcggttacaagctcaatgtttacagaagtgttctataaactctcaaagtgggtgtgtgagttctggacagaaagctctcaatgctctctatctctcgggtgtgcaAATGGCAGAACTCCAGAACTAACTCTCAcacaacacatgcatgggtatatatacccagctcagcaggtctgctcgaaggatccgaaagatggccgaaggatcatctttcggatacaatgctttcgaaggataagcagggacctcgaaggatagtctttcgaggtctatcgttcgaagcatatctttcgatgagatcgaaggatccaaattatccttcgatctctacatcatccttcgatcagaacatctttcaacatacaatctgttgtccaagtcaaaccggaggatggttgacttggtcaacttacaacacaaatcaggacatcgttacataagaccgaatacagacaaagtacagacacaagtgcaccaacacttatTTTTGGAATTAAAAACAAAGAGAAAGAAGAGCGAGGTTGTAAAGACTCAGACAACGTTAGGGAAAGCCCTGGTGCATTCGATAGTTTGTACAGCGAACTACCAGAAATCTTGGTAACATACTGTCAaagtttgtttattatttttaaaaatatattaactaAAAACTACCGTTTGCAGTTTATTCAAAGATGTGAACTTCTATGTCCTGATAGACAAGGTGCTCCTACGGTTAGGGGTATAGGCTGTGTTTATCCTACTACTGAGAGAATTATGCATAATTGCCTGATGATAGATGGTTTTGTCAAAGTTCAAGTAGATAGAGTTGAAGAAGGTTGCGGATTGAATCGTCTCTTGCCTGATTCATGTAGTAGACTGTTTGGAAGATGCAAAAGAATGCTTTATTTACTGGTCTGTTAAATCAATAAAGGTATacttatataaataataattgtATAATTATATCATTTATTAATATACTAATATTTTTTTTCAACCCACAGAGTTTAAACAAAGATTCTCCTCAAAGTGTAGAACCATCTCACCATTCTATGGGTACACTTTATAGGCTGCAAGTCGTTTTTAATATATatcattatttttataaaaaaacaatctgttttgctAATGTTGTTTGAGACAACATCTGCTCACCAACAACAAACGATTCCAGATGAAAGAATCGGGTATCAAATATACTCGTATGCATTACAAGAGGAGGAGGCTTTTAATTGATTGGTAAACACATTATTTGTATATAATTGTGTGTGTTTACTAATAGTATCGTTATTGGTTAATCTAGCTCGCTGATAAACAATTTTCTCAGAATACAACCAAGCATGTTACTTTTGGTAAACTTACCGAGCCGGTCAATGGTTTGTTTAACTACAATGTATACTAAATTGTAATCTAATTTTTATCTATCTTTATATTTTAGCTGGAAAATAAAACCTCAATGGTTCGTCAAAGTGAAATTGACGAGTTTGTAGAGTGTACTTTAAAGGCGTCTATTTCAGTTTTGGTGGCGGGAAGGACGACAAGGATGAATGGAGGTAAGTATAGTATGCTACTCTTTTATAAttaattcttttttatttttataaatatttgttgACACTCGAGTGAGCCTTGGAACACAATCGTTATATTCAATATTTTATCAGTTATTACACGGATGGTTAAGTCACTTTGACTTGTTCGCTCATTTGACCCAATGGCCTAGGCGTGCCAAAgggcttttgacaacatagatcATATATATTATTAGGGGTTCTTAGGAGCACCAAAGGGCTTTGTATCAATGTTGACTCTAGTTGGCATGACTTATGCATTTCAATTTCCTCCTGATTCCAACAAGGGGATCTTGcttgattttaatttttaatggTAGCTAATAGACATTTTTCTATGTGTTTTGATCAGTGGCAAAGGAATTTAAGCCAGTGAGTGCTGTTGAGAGCTTTGTGGTTATTGGGGTGGATAAAGGAGGTTGCACAAAGTCAAGGAGTTTTTTGGATGGTTGATTTTATTTGTGCTAAACTGAATGATAGGATGTTTTTTCTATGTTAAATTGAATGTTTTAGACTAATGGGTTAACATGGATGCTTTAGCTATTTATAACATGGttcattgtttgttatattgcttttatttgttatttttttatatgatTCCGAATAAAATGAATTGAATTTAATAAAATGGTGAATTAATCAAATTAATGGATCTAGTGAAATATATGTTTGACAGCAACCGTCTTATTAGGCAACACATCTAATCAATAAAACCGTCTTATTAGCTACACCAAAACCGCCTTATTAGGCTTGAAAATGACGGTCTTAGCTACACCACAAAACCGCCTTATTAGGATTAAAAATGACGGATGTAACCGTCTTAAAAGGTCAATGATAAAAAATGACGCTATGTTTTATGTCGCTTCCTAAACCGTCATATTTGGTTGTAAAAACGTCATATTAGCTTGTCTTTTTTGTACTAGGGATCTTATTGTGCTCCATACACATTCCAATTCCAAAAACCGAATATTTATTCAAATGTTACATATCATTGACTTCCATCCAAGAACCGACAAACGGAAAAACCAATCTGTTTGTGCAATGACTGTGGATGTTATGAGATCAATCAAGTCTATCAAGGAGGAGTACTTTAGTATCCTCCATAACATGAAGATGGAACCACATCTAAGAACCGACAAACCGAAAGCCCAATCTGCCGCTGCTGGTGCTACTTCCTCCTCCAGAAATTCACTAGGATCGAACAGCCTATTGGATGAAATCATAGTGGGTCTTGATCGTGAAGTTGATCTCATACGAGACAAACTTGCCGAAGATACGAGCAAGCTGGATATCGTCTCTATTGTTGGAATGGGAGGATTAGGTAAGACTACCCTTGCTACCAGAGTCTTCACtgatagttttgtttgttatcaTTTCAGGATACGTGGGTGGGTCACTGTTTCTCAAACATATGAGAAAACCTATCTGTTAAATCGATTATTGGTATCTATTGGAGTTAAAATAGACCTTGATAAAAGGCATCTTTACTCTCATCTTCGAGAAAAGTTGCACAAGTCTCTTATGTGCCAAAGATATTTAGTTGTCATTGACGATATCTGGAACACAGAGGCTTGGGATGACCTGAAAGTTGTGTTTCCCAACCATAATAACGGAAGTCGACTTCTGCTCACCAGTCGCCACAAAAAAGTTGCTTTACATGCAAACCCATATGGTTTCATCCATCATTTAAGATGTTTGACAGATGAAGAAAGCTGGGAGTTGCTGCATAAGAAGGTGTTCCATGGCCACGATTTCCCAGACTCGTTAACTGGACCTGGAATGCAAATTGCAAGAAACTGTCGTGGATTGCCACTTGCTGTGGTTGTCATAGCAGGAGTTCTAGCAAAAGAACCAGTAATCAAAGAATCATGGGAAAGAATTTCCCAGAGTGGCAGTTCATTAATCTTCAAAGGGCACATGGAAACGCTGGCTTTGAGTTTGAACCATCTACCTTCTCACTTGAGAAACTGCTTTCTTTATCTAGGAGGCTTTCCAGAAGACTATAGGTTTCATGTAGCAAGGTTGATTTGGTTATGGATTGCTGAAGGATTTATACAAGAATTCGAAAACCAAAGCCTAGAGGAAACTGCAAAAGATTACCTGATGGAACTAGTCGACAGAAATCTTGTAGGTGTTCAGGATAGAAAGTTCGACCGTGCCATCAAGACTTTCTCTGTCCATGATGTTTTAAGGGAGCTCAGCTCGGAAATTGCAACAAAAGAAAGGTTTAACATAGAAGTACTAAGATGGGGAAATCGTATCATTGCGCCATATAAGACAAGCCGCTTATTCATATGCCCTACCACAGAGTACTTTTATGAAAGTTACATTGTTAGAAAAAACAACTGAGAAATTGACCCAGAGAATCAACGATTAACGATTGAATCTTATTGAATATAGAAATGAATTACAAGAAAATTACAAAGAACTTCAAAATAATGAAGTATCTACAAACTACTGCAaacccctatttatactaaatgCTCAAATTCAGTTACAACTATCCGTTGTAAGAATTTCCACAAACATCCCCTGAACTTACAAGAATGTAAGTATCAGACCTTATATCTAAGCAACTGCTCTTCAACACCTCAACCACTGACTTACTACACAACAGCATGTTAAACCACTGATTCACTATATACTGCTTATTTCAGCAGCAGCTGTTTACTGTCATCAGTTGTTGCTATCAGCTGTTAACTACCATCAGTGTTTGAACACAAGCAGTGCTTAGAATGCCATCAGCTGTTTGTCTTGTTTAGTCTCAAACAGTGGTTTGCTTATTTATTCATACTCATCAGTGGTTATAACTGAAATGTTACTTTTCTCAACAATCTCCACCTAAGTAACAATTCAGTTTAACCTAAACTTAATGAGTTAAAACAAAATGTAAACTTTGCACCTGGCAAAGCCTTGGTCATCACATCAGCTGGGTTAATATCTGTTCCAACCCACTTGACCACCACTTCTTTAGAATTCACCACATCTCTGATCCAAAACATCTTCACATTGATGTGTTTGGTTCTCTCATGAAATACACTGTTCTTTGACAACTGAACAGCACCTTCATTATCACAATTCACCTCCACACCATCCAACCCGATTCCCAGATCAGCAACCATACCCTTTAACCATAAAGACTCTTTTACCCCTTCAGTTAAAGATATGAATTCAGCCTCAGTTGTGGATAGTGCCACAGCATGCTGCAACTGAGACTTCCAGCTCACCACATTCCCTATGACTGAGAACACATAACCAGTTATTGATCTGCCATTATCTTTGTCTTTTGCATAATCTGAATCAACATAACCACTGACCATGTTCTCCTTCTCAGCAtgattttcaaacttcaaaccaAGCTTCTTTGTACCAGCCAAATACCTGAGAACCCACTTCAGTGCTGCCCAATGATTTTTACCAGGATTTGCCATATACCTGCTCACCACACTAACAGCATATGCAATATCAGGTCTTGTGCAGACCATGAGATACATCAGACTCCCAACAGTGTTTGC encodes:
- the LOC110924349 gene encoding putative late blight resistance protein homolog R1B-17 is translated as MTVDVMRSIKSIKEEYFSILHNMKMEPHLRTDKPKAQSAAAGATSSSRNSLGSNSLLDEIIVGLDREVDLIRDKLAEDTSKLDIVSIVGMGGLGKTTLATRVFTDSFVCYHFRIRGWVTVSQTYEKTYLLNRLLVSIGVKIDLDKRHLYSHLREKLHKSLMCQRYLVVIDDIWNTEAWDDLKVVFPNHNNGSRLLLTSRHKKVALHANPYGFIHHLRCLTDEESWELLHKKVFHGHDFPDSLTGPGMQIARNCRGLPLAVVVIAGVLAKEPVIKESWERISQSGSSLIFKGHMETLALSLNHLPSHLRNCFLYLGGFPEDYRFHVARLIWLWIAEGFIQEFENQSLEETAKDYLMELVDRNLVGVQDRKFDRAIKTFSVHDVLRELSSEIATKERFNIEVLRWGNRIIAPYKTSRLFICPTTEYFYESYIVRKNN